One window of the Nocardia huaxiensis genome contains the following:
- a CDS encoding serine/threonine-protein kinase, producing the protein MPARELIAGTVFAEHLITGFLGSGGMGTVYTARHPRLPRTVALKILDPVLNENQRFSARFDREADLVARLDHPNIVDVYDRGIEDGTPWVSMRYVSGGDVGQLLRRHRGGLSAQRAVHIVAEVAKGLDHAHEQGIVHRDVKPANIFLAEDDRVLIGDFGIARSAARAVTLTTGPIALTPAYAAPEQLAGGQADRRTDVYALGVTLHELLTGSLIGSGVPATPPSPRLAAVIATATSYDPAMRYGSCGALAAAATAALTKDRARRIPWLPLAAVVLVVVAVAAGVIALPRGGDPQAQPVPSIVRFEIPTSLPLLCPVPYLKSDRGAVAFCTQFDDAANLVRWGSYFPVTGEWFPQGPYTPVDRAERIEPQLDGTLFVGVGFVRNEATGRVAGAGHRYSAAHDEGEFALGHVSDGLSTASPRMAVCPADLSEC; encoded by the coding sequence ATGCCCGCGCGGGAACTGATCGCCGGAACCGTCTTCGCCGAGCACCTGATCACCGGCTTCCTCGGATCGGGCGGCATGGGCACGGTGTACACGGCCAGGCATCCGCGGCTGCCGCGCACGGTCGCACTCAAGATCCTGGATCCGGTGCTGAACGAAAACCAGCGCTTCTCCGCCCGTTTCGATCGCGAAGCGGATCTGGTCGCCCGCCTCGACCACCCGAATATCGTGGACGTCTACGACCGCGGCATCGAGGACGGCACGCCCTGGGTGTCCATGCGCTACGTCTCCGGCGGCGATGTCGGGCAGCTGCTGCGCCGGCATCGCGGCGGGCTGTCGGCCCAGCGCGCCGTGCACATTGTCGCCGAGGTCGCCAAGGGGCTCGATCACGCACACGAGCAGGGCATCGTGCACCGGGATGTGAAGCCCGCCAATATCTTCCTCGCCGAGGACGATCGGGTGCTGATCGGCGACTTCGGCATCGCCCGCAGCGCGGCGCGGGCGGTGACCCTCACCACCGGCCCGATCGCGCTGACGCCCGCGTACGCCGCGCCCGAACAGCTGGCCGGGGGCCAGGCCGATCGCCGGACCGACGTGTACGCGCTCGGGGTGACGCTGCACGAACTGCTCACCGGCAGCCTGATCGGTTCGGGCGTGCCGGCGACGCCGCCCTCCCCGCGCCTGGCGGCCGTCATCGCCACCGCCACCTCCTACGATCCGGCCATGCGATACGGCAGCTGCGGTGCGCTCGCGGCCGCCGCCACGGCCGCGCTGACGAAGGACCGCGCCCGGCGGATTCCGTGGCTCCCACTCGCCGCCGTCGTATTGGTGGTGGTGGCCGTTGCGGCCGGGGTGATCGCCCTGCCGCGCGGTGGTGACCCGCAGGCGCAGCCGGTGCCCTCGATCGTGCGGTTCGAGATCCCCACGAGCCTGCCGCTGCTGTGCCCGGTGCCCTATCTGAAATCCGATCGGGGAGCCGTCGCCTTCTGCACCCAATTCGACGACGCGGCCAACCTCGTCCGCTGGGGCAGCTATTTCCCGGTGACCGGGGAATGGTTCCCGCAGGGGCCCTACACACCGGTCGACCGCGCCGAACGGATCGAGCCGCAGCTCGACGGCACGCTGTTCGTCGGCGTCGGCTTCGTCCGCAATGAGGCGACCGGTCGGGTCGCGGGAGCGGGCCACCGCTACAGTGCCGCGCACGATGAGGGCGAGTTCGCGCTCGGCCACGTCAGCGACGGGCTGTCGACGGCGTCCCCGCGTATGGCGGTCTGCCCCGCCGACCTGTCCGAGTGCTGA